GAAGAGCAGTTGAGCAGTCGGAAGGTTTCCAGGGTCTGTTCGTGTCTCTGAATGGTGGCCTGGATGGCCTGGGTGAGAAAAGGGTCGATGTAGTAAAACACCACTGCAGGTAAATTGATCTCCATCAAGACGCCTGTAGTAAACACTGCAAAAGGATTATGGTAACAATGTTACCTGGATCCagtctttcttctcctcttcagTCCTacgcaaaataaaaaattagttCAATTAAAATCTGCAATAAACGAAAGCATCTCTCATATACTTAGCTATGAACCGAAGCACGTTGAGGCATCCGTTTGACGATCTCGTGTTCAGGTAGCCTGGGGTTCCCTGCCTGTGTGCGGAAGAGCCAGCTCACCTGGCCTGCAACTCCAGAGAGCGCTGTTTGCCTGACACAAGGAATGTCCTGGGCATGTTGACACTACTGGTCTCCTTCAGCTGCAAAACCCAGCATGAAGTCACCACAGAGTCAGTTATGCTTCCTGCGAAAACCAGTAAGTCATGCTGGCATGACTGGCTTTCAACAagtcatatttaaaaacagGTCCATAAATCAAGGAATATTCATGCAAGCTGGACATTAGCAGTCAGCATGACCATCGTTGCAGTGACAGCAGCTCTGGAATCCCAGCAGTTTTAGTGTTACAGTGGTGAgagtaaaaaattatatatatatatatatatatatatatatatatatatatatacttgaATCACCATCATTGTACAAAAATGTGTAAAGATATGAGAGTTAAAGACATGGAAAAATTATTCAACTTAGACTTCTAGCGAGTCCAGACTCACCTCCATGCCATCTACATCAATCCTGGCTCTGACTCCAAATTTCTGACCAATCAGCCGTAGTTTGGGGACACAGTATAGCAACCTGTCGTTGAACTTCAGCAAGAAGGAGAAGTTCAGGAAAGGACACAGATCGCACATGGTACACAATTGCTATAATACTTAATTACGTGTTGATCACGCTCACTCACCAGTATGAGGTATCGATCTTGGGAAGTCCCGTTCTTGGCTGACAGTTTGAGGATGTGCCCTTCCTTGATAAGCTCATTGGTGGGGTTAACAATGTCCTCCTCGCCACCCAGCAACTCGTACACCTTCAACAGCTTGTGCATTCTCTCCTGAGACACAAAGACGCACGCAAACACGCGGACGCACGCGTTAAAGCCGGCACCGATCAGCGGAGCGGTTGCACACCAAGCTTTCTGACTGGGCTCTGCTCTGCGGCACAGCTGGCGGAGTACTTTGGCGGGCGAATGTGCTTCGGAGCTCAAGTCTATGTACGTGAGAGACTTCAAACCTCAAGCAACTAAATATAAACCGTATCAAATTCGAGTCTTTGCAGATAATGTTTGAGGATGTTAATGTGGTCTGCACTCTGCTGTGTCTACTCACCATCTTTCTGATTGCTGCGTTAGAGTGTTCTGCAGCTGTTGCTATCAACTCCAGCGATTCTAAAAGACAGAAGAACTACATCAGAACAAAAAACCTTCCAGAACGCCAGTAGAAGTGCTCTGATGTTATAGCTCTCATATAATTTCTCTGATATTATCAGACAACGAGATGACCTCATAGACTTGTGCGCCCAACCACAAATGAGTACAACTCAGACGAGGTTCTCCGGAGGAGAGGTTGCACTGGTGAGAGCCCAGATGCGCTGGAGTCAGAGGCGGCAGGGTGGCAGACTCACTCTGAGCATCCTTGAAGTCATCGGCATCCTCTGGTAAGCGGTGCAGGTAATCCTTGAGCAGCAGTTCATAGCGTGGGATTCGCTGCACTGGCTCCAGCATGTGGTGCTGTAGGGTGAGGTTCCCACACATCTCTTCTTTCTGAAAGACGGATGTAGGGAAAGTCAAGCCTTGAgaagtacatacacacacatacacaagtgTTCGGAGACAGGGTGCGAGGTACAGACAAAGTGTTCAAAGAGACGTATACTGCTGGCCCTCGACTTTGACCAacaaactttttacatttacatttattcatttagtagacgtttctgttcaaagcgacatacatctcagcaaaagtacaatttatgcattacattgagaaagagacatagctgcagacatgtaagtctcaagtagacgtagtttgttccctaccacttgttggaccgaggttcatcgatcgagtaggtgcataaaacacaggatagacaaatcccaataccctcccaccaattttttaaaaaaatattataagatacacaaataagcaagtacaatgccagcgtaatggctgaataaaggttgtatctgcggatgcttatggagttacgatgcgtgaacagttacaccgtaaatgagctggagagatcttgggcgaaatggatctggaaaaggtgagttttcagacccttcttgaaagtagacagttTCCGccgttctgagtgacaggggaaagtcattccactgcaacggacccagaaccgagaacctccgacctttacctttcgtgcgcaggaccagtGGAAGTACTgagaagtatttagtatttGAAGATGAAGAGGGAAGAACAATAAACATCTTCTTTTTGAGGAAATTTAGAAATTAGTTCCACTTAATGACACTGAACCACATATTAATAATGgagtaaaaagagaaaaacaatcaATGCCCATGTATTTAGCAGGCAGTGTAAATATAGCCCAAGATGAAAGAATGATCAGAGTCTACAAGGCAAGAATGATCAGTTTATTGGTGATTTCAGTATGGCTTGTAGTTGTGGAGTGAGATTCTTTTGTAATTAGTTGACTAATTTCAGCGTGAAAAgagtttaaatatgaaaattctAGTAAAGATGGACTGTTTTGATGGATTACAAAGTTTGAACAAACCCAAAGACACACCATGGATAAAGAGGAATAAGTTATAAGAGTTACTTCATGATAGTCTGACACTCATTGCTAGAGCTTTGCAATAAATTTTTTACATGAACATGGCTCATTGagccaaattaaaatgtattttcatggaATTAATGTTTATGGGGTCATTCTTCCCTCTgcattttgatttattatttcataaagCTTCACCCAATATGCTGACAGCTGTGAATTTGCAAATGCTGCTTTAAGTTTTTCCAACACATTTCTTCACCTGTGGCCAGGGTTCTTTTTCGTGCTCTCTTATTTACGATGTGTCATAAATGCTCAAAATGTGCAGCAGTGTGTGCACGAGGCATCCTGGCTCACCAGCATGGCCTTCTCAAGCTGCCCAATGGGAGAGAGGGGTAGAAAGTCTGCTGTCCAGCACCCGTCCAGCACCCATCCAGAAATGCGGATGGCTCCCAGCCCACAGGGCTATCATgttactgacatttacatttattcatttagcagatccttttctccagaggtGCCAAATATCAGAATAAACAAGAGTACATTTTGCAACACATGAAGagttatagatgcagacatgaaaTTCTCAAAGCACAGGCAGTTTGTCCGAACCCAGTGTTTGCTGGTGCGCATTATACAAGCAGCTGACTGTAGAACCGAGATAATACGATATAATTTGTTATTCTTCTTCAACTAACAAACTAATGCTCACTCCCAAATAATTTCCTAAGCTGGGAACCAACTACACAGAGAAACAAAGGCATGGAGAGAGACACGTGCACAAAGCATAGAGAGACGAACACAAATACCAGGGACAGAGCTACACCTTGTGAGAGAGCACAAAAGTATAGCTCTCAACCTTAATTACCATTTAGTAGGATGGCATTTTGTGTCGGTTCATTTTTAGCCAACCAAGTCATTAGACATGTTGTTAAGCAGTCAGGATCACAGATAAATATACACATTAGAGGAAGAAACATGAAACAAGAAAAGTACTCTTtcggtttatttttaattgcattttcaacggattttttaaaatctcactGCCTTTCTGGATTTTGCTGTCCAGGTAATCAATGTCAGAAAAAAGGgtagttggtagtgtagtggttagaacctgtggacccaaaggttgcatgtttgagccccacttccagctgtagtactattaagcaaggtacttaatctgatttgctcctgtaaaaaattCTAGCTGTAAAAAGCCCAGCTGTTGTCACGCCCTCATCCACCGGCCCCTCAGCGACACCTGCTACCAACTGGGGTAACACGGCATAAAAGGGTGTCCCGGAAGCTCCTCAGTGTGGAACCTCCAAAGAGAAACCGCAGCACCCCGTTCCTTATTTTTCATTGTCCCCCGTGTTCTTTCTTTCCTGGTTTTTGATCTCCGTCTTGCCTCACTGATGACGAttcttgtgtattttctttgaacAACGTTTGCTCAACGATTGACCACTCTTTCGCCTGTCCCTTGTTGAAAATAAAGAAGAACAAGACCGCACTTGAGTCCATCGCTTAATCCCGACCGCCAGAAATGAAAGAAGGTTCCACCTCACCCACGGACAGAGTGGGGATTGGACGCCTGCAAACACCATCTTAGTGCAAGGCGCCAAGTTAGGAGCCCACAAGCAATCCCTGAAGCTGATTGAGGGGGACACTCCACGAACTGATATTGGCTCTCCAGTCCAGCAGGCTCATACAGTCTACAGAGGATGCTGCAGAAAGTCCTCCTAGTGGCGATTTGACAGCGACACCTCTGAGCGCCCCGCCTCTCAACCCATGCTTCGCTACCCCGGAAAAGTACGACGGGTTGCCGTACAACTGCCAAGGTTTCCTTATGCAGTGTGAGCTGGTGTTCTCCAGCTCCCCCCAGGTCTATCTCAATTCAACAAAGACTGCTTACTCGGTGGCCCTCTTGACCGGACCAGCGTGAGGGCAGGCTGGCACACCCATACCAAAACCACATACGCCGACTTCTGCAAGAAGTTCGAGGCGGTCTTCGACCACCCGCTCTTAGCACACGTCGCCAGCGACCGCCTCCTGCTCATTCGGCAAAGTAACCGCTCAGCTGCCGAATACGCGCTGGAGTTCTGGACGCTGGCAGAACAAAGCAGATGGAACACCGTGTCCCTCCTGGCTTGCTTCTGGAACAGGCTGCAACCCCTGCTCCAGACACAGCTGGCATATCACGGGGAAGAGGGGACTTTCGACCACTTTGTGAAGACCGCTGTGGACAACCTTGCTCATAAGAGAACCCCAAGGCGATGGGCGGTCGCACCAGTTACGGCTTCCCAAGAAGAGAACCCCAAAAAAATGCTAATTGGATGGAGTCAACTGAACCCCGATGAGAGACGTGCCACCTCCAAGTTTACCCATACCTCTACTGCGGCACTCCAGGTCACTTCCCCTTCTCCTGTCTAGTGCGACCACCTCGAGGAGCCCACCCAGAACCACAGGTCAGTTCCTTTTGTCATCCGGGGCAACTTACTATACCGGTACACGTAGCCTGGCCAGGTAACCAGAGAAGTAACCACGCGTTAGTCGACTCAGGGGCGGCTGGGTGTTTTATGGACGCCGAGTTTGCTCAGGCGAACGGGATTCTGGGCAAAGACTGTGACGTAATGTTAAGGGTGAGCACACTGGATGGGCAGCCCCTAGGTTCGGGTGTCCTGCGCAAAGACCCTCCACATGACCGTTAGGGCATGCCATCAGGAGAACTTGGTGTTTTTTCTTACTCACaccccagacatccctgtcatCCTGGTTTTCCCCTGGTTGATAAGGCATCTGTCAcgaggaacacagggagccaggacggctgaacccaagtgcagcattgttcatcagaagttgagggaagaggcgagttctcaaaaccagggacaggcgaagggtcggtcgatgggcgaacaggacaggaacgaggatccatggacgtagtcggagaacgaagcaaggagtcaaaaaaaaaaaaaaaaccggagatcgtgaacagaacAAGAGTGCATGTAGTAACacgagaaagggcggttgtcccaaacgagattccgcaacggtacgggagctgaagagggtctttatagggtgagtaATTACTCATGAGGTAGTgtggagtcaggtgttgttgcttgtgttgtgggcatgGATGTGACAGCATGATCCAGTGGCCACTCATGACATTTTGGACCCTGCTCCGATTGTTGCTTTTTACAGGGACCGTCCAGCACCTCGTCCCGGGGCGTCCCCCTTCTCAGCATAGGGCGGCAGGGGCCACCCGTATGGGGGGGATACCTTCAAGTTGTCATCCACCGGCCCCTCAGTGACATCTGCTGCCAATTGAGGGGAACACGGCATAAAAGGGTGTCCCGGAAGCTCCTCAGTGCGGAACCTccaaagaaaaactgcagcacTTTGTTCCTTATTGTTTCCTTGTCCCCCCTGTTATTACTTTTCCGGGTTTTGATCTCTGCCTTGCCTCCCTGACGAAGATTCTTGTGTATCTTCTCTGGACAGCATTTGCTCATCAATCAACCCTAGCCTGGACTTTGACCATTCTTTCACCTGTCTGTTGTTGAAAATAAAGAAGAACAAGCCCGCACTTGAGTCTGTCACTCAGTCCTGAGAGCCAGCAatgacagctgtataaataggtaaataactaagtagtttaatgttgtaagtgtagaagtgtcaggtaaatgaataaatgtaaaaacatccAAGTAGAAGAGAATTATGAgactgccttaattcaactcctGCGGTGCTTACATCTCGTCTGATATTTGAGTGTCAGAAATCAGTTGACAAAATGTATTATCAGCCAATTTGTCAAACgctgaatattaaaaaaggTCATGAGTAATGACTTTGTACCTCAAAGTTATTGTTTTAGTAATTACTTCAGttgcacttttctgcaaagcggtTCTTAAGTTTGTATACCGAGTCACAGTTGGTTCTGCTATAAAACCTTTTAATTAGCAATTTGGATATAATGGATGCATAGACTAATAAAATTTACATAGTGCCATCTTTTGAAAGCATGATTTGGGAATAAGACCGTACACTAGTAGATGCAGTTTTAAGTTATAAACAAAAGATGTAACACTGAAATTTCAAACATGTTTTGGGTTTGgtatttaattttcatctgCTGTAttatggtggcatggtggcacagcaattagagcctgggtggtgcgagaggatgtgggttcgatccccgctctgtctgtgtggagtttgcatgttctgcccatttctgcgtgggtttcctcccaaagacatgctgttcaggttcacccatagtgctTGAGTGGTACAGAGACtgatttacactgatgtatggatgagtgaccccttgtaagtagtgtatctagcagcgtaagttaccttggtgaataaggtgtgtgggctgataacactacatagagtttgctggaagttgctttggaaaaaagcgtttaagtgaataaatgtaaatttattacagttaaatgTGGTTGGCTAAGTGTATTGAATTACAAAAAGGGACTGAGTGCCAGTTtcattgtaatatatataatacatatatgaCGCCAAAACGACCTCTTGCTCCCAGGCCTCCTAAGCCCCAGAGACTGCTGCAATGTTCCACAGAAGGGTGCTGTGTTAGTATTGTACAGGTGCAGGGAAGAAGCGTTTGAAGGCACACTGGCGCTCTGGGCCTAGCCCCATTAGCATTCCTCCAACTCTCCAGGACTGTTTGATGTCATGCGTAACTCAAGGTGGACTGGGTAGTCAAAAGTCAATTATTCAGAACCTCTGCTTTCTGAAAAAGGTTAGAGATAATTACTTAAGCTCATCTCACATCTGACTTTACTGTAGTTCTCGGTGCTGTCATCATCTGAAGCGGAACAACTCGGAACCCTTAAACCCTTTCCTGACACATTACACTGAAGTCAACGAGGGGAAATCTACATGCTGTTGGAACGCAGCCAGAgttctgcagaaacaaaatcaaagcCAACATTTAAAATCTTAAGGAATTTTAAACTATTTCAAGCCTTTTACCACAGCTGATGACCACATGCACATTTACCTCTGCTCAAAACGTGTAACGGAATAAACAGCATCGTAACATTGTCCGTGTCTCCTCACacacaaaactgtaaaaaatatcaataatttgttgtatttttgtatagCACCTTCTTAACATCCTCGCTTTAATTGCCTAACACTATATAGTGCAAAAGGTTAAAAGCAAAAAGGAACATTAGGAATATAATAATGTTACCGTTTAAAaaaaccactacaccccaaccaaaccGCTTCTCTCTTCCACtgctgcctgcttggtggtcccgcgcacaaaaggtaaagcacggaggttctggGCTCTGtctccgttgtggcggaacgacctccgCCCCCCACCCAGAACtgttgaaactctgtccacatttaaaaagggtctgaaaactcacctcttccacactcacttcacccatgatcccTTAAAgctcacgtaaggtgtaaatgttcatgcaccataactttatgatcacgcccggataagcctttacgcagctgctactcctgcattgtacgtaaatgtttgtgcatctcAAAAAGTAAGGTGGCGTAGGAGTAgcaaagtgatcaggaatcatctgtTTTGAGTTGTGTGCAGCAACTTGTGTGACGAACATTGTTGCatctggtggaaagaaactaactttaaagaatcacacatctgaaactatgtctctctttctcctaatgtaatgcacaaactgtattctccgagacgtacgtcacttcggagaacagcgtctgttaagtgaatgaatgtaaatgtaaaaaagaaagagacTGGACTGCAAtgagaaagaaagcaaaacctGTAAGGCCggtacaaaatgaaaaacttttGAGAGTTCAAGGGCAACTGGCTGACTAATTCCGCATTTGTAAAAACATGGTCGCTTGAAGCCGGAATTTCCATTAGCGCCTCTCAATCAGGACTCTATATTATTATagatatattataatattgcaCTAATAAGCAGCATTTTacaagttaaaaacaaaagatgtATCTGACTAAAAAACATAGAAGTAACAGTATTATAAAGAGAAACTAAGAAATTTACAACAAAAGCATTTTATAACTGTTGGTTCATTGTCAATAAATGTGGTAAATCACTGACACTTTCCTGCTGATACAGTCCATTGATGAAAATGCAGCTGATGATAATTGCACAGAGGGAAACGTTATAATCGCCTTCAGAGTGAATTGCTTTGCAAAACTATGCTGCCGATTATGCTTAGAAATCAAAAGAGAATTCAGGGACAAAGCGCTGTGGTATTtataacccccccccaaaaaaaaacggTCCTGCCACTAATATGTATCCggcatgtgtgagagagaaacaaTGGGAAGCACGCACAAATGGCAATGTTTTACTCCATCATAAGAAAGCATAACCAAAACTGAAGTCAGGGGCCGAGCAGAGGAGGTTCTCACCTGAATGTCATGAATGATGGCCTTGAACTGGGAGGAGCGCTCCATCCAGGTGTTGACCAGCTCCATAGCTCGGTCAAAGTTCTTCACGTACTCCCCGTACATCTTCAAGAAGGGAGCCAGCTTCTGCAGGATGTCCCCGATACGGGGGTTCAGGTCCCTGAAGAAGCGGGTAGCGCATCAGCACTTGGACAGAGCAAAGGAGTTGGGGAGATCCTGGGGGCCACTTTTCTGCTGCCATTTTCACGACTTCGCTCATCCTCTACATCCTTATCTCGTTCCAAACAATTACACAGTCTAACGCAAGCACAACTTTACGTCCTTGCGTTTGGGAAGAATGGCTTTCATTGAGCACAGTACtcttattacatttttcacttgtCAAGTGCATAAGTTGTGCAAAGGGCCCTAAAATGACAACCCGAGTCAACAGCAGCACTTCATTTGCAATTACGCCGTCCTCCACGGTTCAACTCTTTGACTCGTGTGGGTGGGATTAGTCACTACGGTTAAAACTGTGATTAAGTGAACGTGTGTGACACTGAAGAGTGGTGCATATCTGCTTCCGCTTATTAGCCGCAGCTGGCTGTTGCCGTGCACACCTTTTTACATACATCAAGGATTTATTTTGATACTGATATAAGCCAGCATTGCCATACagctatttttgtattttctcaagATACTCTATCTCCGGTTGCCTGAGGACATCTGAGAAAGGTAGGAGGGAGCTGAACAAAGTGCTAGAGTCCTGAGTCTCTCTCACCACTCCTCCATGCGTTTCTCCAGCGCCGGTAGCAGGAACTGCTGGTGGAAGCAGTAGATGGAGCAAATGTTGGAGAAGATGCCCATGACCACCTCGCAAGGGAAGGAGCCACGCAGGCGTGCCTCCTCCATTAGCTGGGAGCAGAACACCTGGTCCAGGAGGTGCAGCCTGGACACGTAGGCTTTCTCCGTGTGCAGCAGCTCATTGGCGATGTTGAAGACCCTCTGCTGGACAGACAGCTGCTAAAAGACACAAGCAACACACTCAAACTTAAGAGTTCTGCGATATGCATTCCGTGGGTAGGCTGTTTTATTCACCCTACTACTTAATCTGAAATGTTCAGTTATCTGATGTTGGTTCTGTACATGCTATATATGACTGATAATCCAACCTTTTCTTCTGGATTCCTTAGTGACTGATGAAGATCTCGTTACACTCTAGTGTACCAAGCGTATCATATGTgattatacattttcattaaagaaGGAGAGTCGGCTATATGCAGATACTACAATCcttacataaaacacagagaTTATTAACGCaggttatttttgaaaatgtggcTGTGGATCATCCTCACGACTGAAGGAATAACATCAAATAATCCATGAAAAAGAATGACAAGAGGGGTGTCAATTTTTGGGGAAATATTCTGGAAGGCAGCCGCTCACCTCCGAGGAGTCCTGCCTTTCAGTCTTGGGCAGGGCGAGGGGTTGTAATGTTGTGGGGGTCAGCTCACTTTCATCTCCACTTCCCTCCTCCATATCACTGTCCCCCTCTGAGTCCCTTCCCCCTTCTGCAGAGGCTGCCCCTTCGCCCTCTGGCCCCTCCGTGCAGCTACAGGAGTGGACAGAGGAAAGGGTGGGGAGGGGCTGGGCAGGGCTGCAAGGGCACACCTCCCTCCCGTGTCCTGCCCGCTCCTCGTCCCCACCGAAGCAGAGCTCCTCGCTGTGAGATGGCGAGCTGATGCTATCGATGCCACTGTCCCTGTTGGCCAGTTTGCCGTCCGTCTGCGGTGGGGGAAGGGACAGGCGCTCGGAGGGAATGCCCGACTGACTGGCCAGCAGGTCTCTCATCTCCAGCGCGTCAAGTAGCTTGTCGGAGAGGCTGTAGCCAGACTCCAGAGAGAGCCGCCTCTCTGAGCACGATGCCCCCAAGTCCTGTTCCTCCTGCCTGTCCTCTCCACCCTCCCTTTCTCTGTCAGCATCGCCCTCCTCTGCTTCATCGGCTGCCTGCAGCGCCACGGACTGGACCTCCTGAGGCTCGGGGCTGGGCAGGGAAGGTTCCGGTGCGACGGAGGCAGCCACTCCTGCTCCTGACTGTGGCTCTGGGACTCTCGGAGTACACAGTGCCCCCCCGGTGATATCTGGCACCACAATTATCTGCTCTCTGTGAAACGGAGTACGGACTTAAGGTCAGCATTCAACTAAATTCCAGTGTTTCTGAGGAGTAAAAGTGAACTCAGTGTTGAGAGGGAAACAAAAGAACTGCCAGTGGTGGGTGCACTAAAGACCATTGACCCTCATATGCAGAAACCACCTAAAAAAGCTGCGAGCACTTTGACGAACACCTCGGATGATGTTCTTACCTCTCAAATTTCTCAATTAGAGAGAGCACACAGGAAGGAGACACAGTCCCCTCTCCACGGGTCAGGGAAGAACGGGTGGAGCGTGGGTCTGCTGGGAGAGGCCTTGAAGGGGGTGGTGGTGGAAGGGGCTTGTCCGGGGCTCTCGGTCGACGCCCACTTTGCAAATGAGGTGGCTTTGGGGGGACTGCGGACAATAATAACAACTGATGTTTTACTGCGGGGTTCTCGCAATCACGCTGCGTAAAAGGTGAGAACCGAACTACCTTGTGGTTTCGGGCCTGGAAGGGGTGGGCGTGTCTTGGGCGTGGGTGCAGTTATCTCCGGGAGGCCCTTCTCAGGGGTGCCATTGCAGTGACGAGGTCCCAGTGGTCCCGGGTCAGAGCAGAGACGCTGGGGGGTCTCGTGGCTCCCAACACAGGGGCCAGGCTCCAGGGAGAGGCTCTTGGTGAGCAGCCtgggactggaggaggaggagcctgtAGAGAGAAGGAGCCCGGGGCCATTGGCTTAGGGTAGGTTCCATTCCACGAACAcgataaaatgtgtaatttttgctcaaaatataATTTCTACTAATAGAAAGAAAACTGCTTTCAATTTGTCAAACGCTTTCAGCAGTTCCCCAGAGAATCGCATAA
This genomic window from Scleropages formosus chromosome 1, fSclFor1.1, whole genome shotgun sequence contains:
- the fgd1 gene encoding FYVE, RhoGEF and PH domain-containing protein 1 isoform X1, with the translated sequence MQLNRPRSAVMSLSPPLLPPEPQSSFSSQFRTMRFSYHIAGGGGAPSPQPPLRRIGSSSSSPRLLTKSLSLEPGPCVGSHETPQRLCSDPGPLGPRHCNGTPEKGLPEITAPTPKTRPPLPGPKPQVPPKPPHLQSGRRPRAPDKPLPPPPPSRPLPADPRSTRSSLTRGEGTVSPSCVLSLIEKFEREQIIVVPDITGGALCTPRVPEPQSGAGVAASVAPEPSLPSPEPQEVQSVALQAADEAEEGDADREREGGEDRQEEQDLGASCSERRLSLESGYSLSDKLLDALEMRDLLASQSGIPSERLSLPPPQTDGKLANRDSGIDSISSPSHSEELCFGGDEERAGHGREVCPCSPAQPLPTLSSVHSCSCTEGPEGEGAASAEGGRDSEGDSDMEEGSGDESELTPTTLQPLALPKTERQDSSEQLSVQQRVFNIANELLHTEKAYVSRLHLLDQVFCSQLMEEARLRGSFPCEVVMGIFSNICSIYCFHQQFLLPALEKRMEEWDLNPRIGDILQKLAPFLKMYGEYVKNFDRAMELVNTWMERSSQFKAIIHDIQKEEMCGNLTLQHHMLEPVQRIPRYELLLKDYLHRLPEDADDFKDAQKSLELIATAAEHSNAAIRKMERMHKLLKVYELLGGEEDIVNPTNELIKEGHILKLSAKNGTSQDRYLILFNDRLLYCVPKLRLIGQKFGVRARIDVDGMELKETSSVNMPRTFLVSGKQRSLELQARTEEEKKDWIQAIQATIQRHEQTLETFRLLNCSSRDEEYTPPNSPNCTELGKRAPTPIREKEVTLCMKCQEPFNSITKRRHHCKACGHVVCGKCSEFRARLLYDNNRANRVCVDCYTTLHGVAPSPAGLSQSTHRRRSILEKQASVVAENSVLCSFLHHMEKGSGRGWQKAWFVVPENEPLVLYIYGAPQDVKAQRSVPLIGFEVSLPETCDRLERRHAFKISQSHLTLYFSAEGEELQRRWMEVLSRAGRGEELQAHAPISEAVEEEGEEPVSAGENT